The genomic stretch CCTTTTCTTCGAGCCGAAAATAGGGATATAGAGTTGGCCGCAATAATCGTTTGAAGTTATAAACTCATCAATCGTTTCGAGATGCGGGAATGAAATTCGTAAATTATCGAAATGGAAGAACGGTTTTTTGTCGATTGCCTTTCTGCAAATGCGATATCCGAGGTCTTTTACGGTGAAATCGCGATATTCGGAGCGGTCTTTTTCTTCTTTATTGTCTGAGGAGAAGAATTCCTTATCGACAATCTTGCCCGTTCCTACATCGTGTTTCGTCCTTGTGCCGACTCTCGCAAGGTCGGTTAGGGAATTTATTTTGTTGCGGTCTATTGCCTGCCTTTCGTTGAAGAAAACGTATTCTTCCTTCCAGAAGCGGGTTTTCTTCACTTCGTCTTTCACTCGAAGCTCGCGGGTTATTTTCGGCGGATCTGTTTGAATGCCCATCTCTTCGAGCGTCTTCTTGAGGTCGGTGATATATTGGTTATTGTTGATGCTGTGGTAATATAGCTCTTCGAGACAGGATAATTCGCTTCGAGGCTCTTCGTCAAATTTCCTTTTAAACTCCTCGCCGTCGCCGCCCACCATGAAAGGCCAATATCGCGCACCTCTTCCTATTAGTTGAGCTTCGGAAAGCGTTGTGCTTTTTGTGCCCTTGCTCTCGTCGAGACGAACGATGTCGAACAGATTCAAAACGTCCCAGCCCTCGTTGAGCATATTCACAACGAAAATCGCCCTAATCTCGTTTTTTTCGTCTTCGAGGCTGTTCACTAAAATCTGGTTTTCCCTATCGTCGGCCTCGGATTTCGAGTTTAGCATCAAAATCCTTTCGGGGCGGAAATCCTCCTTAAGCTCTCGGACAAGGTTATGTGTGCTTATATCGTGCTTCTTGAAAAACCGGAAAGCCTCGGCTATTATCGAAGTCCGAACATCCTTCTCGATTTTACTAATATCGTCTTTCCTTAGGTTTTTTATTATCTCTCCGAATTCGGCGCATACCTCCTCAGAAGCCGCAATAGTGGGGGATTTAAAAAGCAAACAGGGTTTCAAGTCTATTCCGTTGTTCTGCGCTACTTTCCTGCGATATTGACTTAAAAGAATCGCCTGGAGAATTCTCTGCTTCTGTTTCGAATCGGTTTGCAAAAGGCGAATCTCTTTCGAGTATTTATCCGCGCAGAATTTCTGAAGGTCATATTGATAGATTATCTTGTCGCTATACTTCTCGGCGATTTTAGGGTCTTTAAGTTCAACCGTCGCTGTATAAGCAAGCATTACATTCTCGTCGTTGGAAGTGAAAACCCTATCGATAGTGCTTTCCCATGTTCGATAATTTTCCTCGGTTTTGGAGAGGCTTTTCTTCGTCAGCGCGTTGATATGATGGGCTTCGTCGGATAACAGGACGATTTTTTTATCCTTTAACTCCTCCAGCGTGACCGCATTCTCGCGGGGTTCGTTTATTCTGGAGTGTAAACCTTGAACGGTGGTAAAATGGATATTGATTGCGTCCTTATCACTCGCATCGAAGTTCTCAACTTCCTTAACCTCGACGATTTTGTCGTCGATTACGATTTTCTCCG from bacterium encodes the following:
- a CDS encoding DEAD/DEAH box helicase family protein — protein: MAEQTLCQQFDTLSDLGIFQYEQKDYITANLNKRIKLRPYQEEALARFEYYFDDYKHRHWPMHLLFHMATGSGKTVVMAANILYLYKKGYRNFIFFVNATNVIEKTRVNFLDPSSSKFLFSEKIVIDDKIVEVKEVENFDASDKDAINIHFTTVQGLHSRINEPRENAVTLEELKDKKIVLLSDEAHHINALTKKSLSKTEENYRTWESTIDRVFTSNDENVMLAYTATVELKDPKIAEKYSDKIIYQYDLQKFCADKYSKEIRLLQTDSKQKQRILQAILLSQYRRKVAQNNGIDLKPCLLFKSPTIAASEEVCAEFGEIIKNLRKDDISKIEKDVRTSIIAEAFRFFKKHDISTHNLVRELKEDFRPERILMLNSKSEADDRENQILVNSLEDEKNEIRAIFVVNMLNEGWDVLNLFDIVRLDESKGTKSTTLSEAQLIGRGARYWPFMVGGDGEEFKRKFDEEPRSELSCLEELYYHSINNNQYITDLKKTLEEMGIQTDPPKITRELRVKDEVKKTRFWKEEYVFFNERQAIDRNKINSLTDLARVGTRTKHDVGTGKIVDKEFFSSDNKEEKDRSEYRDFTVKDLGYRICRKAIDKKPFFHFDNLRISFPHLETIDEFITSNDYCGQLYIPIFGSKKRLENLSPSDKLDAATLIFESVKKYITENSRVYFGSKEFRGKRIKEVVKDKELNFTQTFGEAQSGKSIINNPNAELSLDVTATEWFAQTDNFGTSEEKHLIKYIESVIDKMKQKYEDIYLVRNAGFIALYDFDEGRRHEPDFLLFMKDKENGESLNYQLFIEPKGEQLIEHDKWKEDFLKRIEEEGEVEKLLEGIAYDSENYRLIGLPFYNMRSKYKSFCEEFEKSVGE